Below is a genomic region from Terriglobales bacterium.
GCAGGGTGACGGCGCGCTGCTGGAACTCGCGCGGATTGCAGACGGAGTGCACCGGCTCAAGCGGATTGACGGCCATCGGGTTGGAGGCGTCCATCTCCACCTGATCGGTCTTCTGGATGCTGCACTTGCCCGCCTTCAGGTCCTGGGAGAGGACGCGGTAGTTCTGCACCAGGAGGCGGCCGATGGGGGCGATCATCCAGCAGTTCTGCTCGCGATGGTTGTGGACGGAGCTGGCCTGTCCGATCTCCCAGCAGATGGCGATGAGCTCGTAGAGCTCGGTCTTGTCGATCAGGTTCCGGGTGTAGTGCTGGCTGTCCCAGAAGAAATAGGGCTCGAGACTGGCGGGCAGGACGGGATGCTCGCGGGCGAAGGCGAGCACGGGAGCGGTGTTCCCGAAGGCGGCGGCAGGCAGCTTGTGCAGTTCGGCGACGAAATCCTGGATGGCGATGGGCTGAACGCGCTGGCCGGCAGTTGCGCTCATGGGGCACCTCCGCTCGCGGATTGTAGCGCGTCCAGCCTCGGCGCGGTACTCCGACCCCTCGCGCGAGGGGGAGGGAAGTGGTAGGGTACAGGAGAATGGCGAGGATCGAGCGGCAATCCGGGAAGATGACGGGCTTGTTGCTGGCCGTGGTGGTGACGATGTTGGCCGCGGGCTGCTCCCGCCAAGGCGATCCTAACGCAGGCGGGCCGCCGGCCACGCCCGTCACGATCGAAGCCGCGCGCTCCGTCACCATCCAGGACACCACGGAATACGTAGCCCAGCTCAAATCGCGCAACTCGGCCGTGCTGATGCCGCAGGTCGAGGGCCAAGTGGTCGAGATCTACGTGCACTCGGGCGACCGGGTGGCCGCGGGCGCGCCCCTCATGCAGATCGACCCGCTGAAGCAGCAGGCCACGGTGCGCAGCCAGGAAGACACGCGCACCGCCAAGCAGGCGGCGGTGGTCTACGCGCGCCAGCAGTACGAGCGCACCAAGGGTCTGTACGAGGCGCAGGTGGCCAGCAAGCAGGACCTGGACTCGGCCAAGTCGGCGCTGGATTCGGCAGAAGCGGAATTGCGGGCGCTGGACGCGCAGGTCCGGGAGCAGCAGGTACAACTGCACTACTACAAGGTGGTGGCGCCCACGGCGGGCATTGTGGGCGACATCCCGGTGCGGGTGGGCGACCGGGTCACCACCTCGACCGTGCTGACCACGGTGGACAAGCCGGGCCCGCTCGAGGCTTACGTGGAGGTCCCGGTGGAGCGCTCCGCGCAGCTCAAGCTGGGGATGCCGCTGGAGATCCTGGACTCCGGGGACAACGTGGTGGCCCGGAGCAAGGTGGACTTCATCTCGCCCGAGGTCAGCAACCAGACGCAGACCGTCCTGGTGAAGTCGAACCTCGCCAATCCCGAGGGCAAGCTGCGGACGGCGCAGTTCATCCGCGCGCGGGCGGTCTGGGGGACGAGGCAGGCGCCGGTGGTACCGGTGCTGGCGGTGGAGCGGCTGAGCGGGCAGTACTTCGCCTTCGTCGCCGAGCCCAGCGGCAAGGGCCTGGTGGCGCGGCAACGGCCGCTCAAGCTGGGCGAGATCGTGGGGAACGACTACGTGGTGCTGGAGGGCCTGCAGCCCGGCGACCGCCTTATCGTCTCCGGTGGGCAGAGCCTGGTGGACGGGGCGCCGGTCACGGCGGCGCAGTAAGTTCTCGTTGTTTCAGGGCACGGCAGATCCATGTTCGTTGACTTCTTCATCCGGCGGCCGATCTTCGCGACCG
It encodes:
- a CDS encoding efflux RND transporter periplasmic adaptor subunit, which produces MARIERQSGKMTGLLLAVVVTMLAAGCSRQGDPNAGGPPATPVTIEAARSVTIQDTTEYVAQLKSRNSAVLMPQVEGQVVEIYVHSGDRVAAGAPLMQIDPLKQQATVRSQEDTRTAKQAAVVYARQQYERTKGLYEAQVASKQDLDSAKSALDSAEAELRALDAQVREQQVQLHYYKVVAPTAGIVGDIPVRVGDRVTTSTVLTTVDKPGPLEAYVEVPVERSAQLKLGMPLEILDSGDNVVARSKVDFISPEVSNQTQTVLVKSNLANPEGKLRTAQFIRARAVWGTRQAPVVPVLAVERLSGQYFAFVAEPSGKGLVARQRPLKLGEIVGNDYVVLEGLQPGDRLIVSGGQSLVDGAPVTAAQ
- a CDS encoding cysteine dioxygenase family protein, encoding MSATAGQRVQPIAIQDFVAELHKLPAAAFGNTAPVLAFAREHPVLPASLEPYFFWDSQHYTRNLIDKTELYELIAICWEIGQASSVHNHREQNCWMIAPIGRLLVQNYRVLSQDLKAGKCSIQKTDQVEMDASNPMAVNPLEPVHSVCNPREFQQRAVTLHIYSRPFDTCDVYSEEQQTCGTIRLHYNSVGGVLTGAH